The genomic interval TCACGCTCACGGTACGAATCGGTTTATAAACTCCGGCCATTCCAACTAAAAAAGATTCTTATGAAAAAAAGCATCATATATTTATTGAGTACCGCGATCATCATCCCGGCATTGGTGTCGTGCAGCGATTTTCTGGATCAGAATCCCGACCTGCGCACGACGCTGGATTCCGAGGAGAAAATCGCCAATATTCTCGTTTCGGCTTATGTGAGCGGATCGGGCAGCTATCAGCTCGTCGCTGAATTGTCGTCGGACAACGTCTGCGACCGAGGTGTCACAAAAGATTACAACCAGTTCTATCAGGATGTTTATGAATGGGCGGAAGATGTAACCAGCAACAACGATGCCCCGCGGAACATCTGGAGCGCCAACTACAGCAACATCGCCAATGCCAATCAGGCCCTCTCGGCTATCGAGGAAATGGGCGGTCCCATCACGGCATCGCTCAAGGCCAGCAAGGGCGAAGCGCTGTTGTGCCGGGCCTATTCGCACTTCGTGTTGGCCAACATGTTCTGTATGCCCTATAACGCCGAAACGGCGGAGAATTATCTGGGCATACCTTATATGGATCATGCCGAAACCGATCTTAATCCCCAATACGAGCGCGGGACGCTCAAAGAGGTTTATGAGAAAATCGGCCGGGACATCGAAGAGGGCATTCCCCTGATCGACGACACATCCTATTCGGTACCCAAATACCATTTCAACTATAAGGCCGCCTGTTGCTTTGCCTCACGCTATTATCTCTTCATCCACGACTGGGACAATGCCATCAAATACGCGACGATGGCGCTGACCTCCAATCCGGAGTCGCTGCTGCGCGATTACGATGCGATCGCAGCCCTGCCCAACAGCTCCAGCCGACATCAGGAATACGTCAATTCATCCAGTAAGGCCAATTTCCTGCTTCAAGCCGCCACTTCGAGCAGCGGACTGGTTTTCGGATGGTACACGACTGCCGGACGTTACGCGCACGGCAAACTGCAGGGAACTTATGAAACCGTTCAGCCCAAAAAAGGCGGCCCGTGGGGCAGCGGAGTGAGCTTCAAGGCCGGGCATGCGGTGCTCGGCTCCTCCGGCAAATACATTCTTCCCCGAACATGGCGCGTATTCCAATATACCGATCCCGTGGCCGGAACCGGCTTTAACAAGGCTGTATCCGTCTTGTTCAGCACCGAAGAGGCACTGCTCAACCGCGCCGAAGCTTACATCATGAAAATGAGCGAAGATCCGTCAAACGCGGACCTCGCATTGGCGGACATGAATCTTTACGCCGGAAACCTCTTCTCATCAGGCTTCACCCCCATGACGCTCGAATCGATCAAGGAATGGGCGACGGTAACCTACAAGGATTATTCGGAACTCTATGTCGGGAAGACTTCGACCACCAGTCCGCAGACGCTCAATCCCAAGAAAAAGCTTTTCGCCGCCCCCTACAACGCGCTGGAAGAGGAACAGGAAAGCATGCTGCAAGCGCTCATCTTCATGCGCCGCTACCAGTTCCTCCACGAAGGCATGCGCTGGTTCGACACGCGGCGTTTCGGCATCACGGTCTACCGCTACCTGCTCGACGAGGACGATGAAACCATCCTGCAAATCACCGACAAAATCAGTGATGAAAACGGCACACCCGATCCCCGCCGGGCTCTCCAACTTCCGTCCGATGTCATTTCAGCCGGTCTGACTCCCAACCCGAGAAACTAAAAACGACACGTATGAAAAAGTCTCTGATTTATATTCCATTTTTAGTCGCACTGATTTCAGTGTGCGTAACATCGTGTTCAAACGATGATGACCTGAGCTCCACCAGCGTGGTTCGGGCGACGGCCACCGAAGAGAACGATTTCGACCGCTGGCTTACCCGCAATTACGTGGAACCCTACAACATCCAGTTCAAATACCGGTTCGAGGACATCGAGTCGAGCATGTCGTATTATCTCACCCCCGCCAGCTACGAGCAATCGGTAGCCATGGCCAAACTGGTGCGCCACATGTGTCTGGAAGCTTACGACGAGATCACCGGCAGCAAAGAGTTCATCAAGAACTATTTCCCGAAAATCCTTTACATGGTCGGCTCCTATGCCTACAAGACCAATGGATCCTTGGTGCTGGGAACAGCCGAAGCCGGGACCAAGATCACGCTCTACAATCTCGACAACCTGAACCCCAAGGCTGTCAATGCGAAAACGGCCTACTTCAAGACGATCCATCACGAATTCGGCCATATCCTTAATCAGACAAAGCCCTATTCGACCGATTTCGCCGAAATCTCGGGCCCCGACTATGTCCAGGATCAGTGTTTCGATATCTACACGACTGACGCAAAAGCATTGCAGGCCGGATTCATCTCACCTTACGCTTCAAAGGCCGACAGCGAAGATTTTGTGGAACTCGTCGCGCTTTATGTGAACCGTACCGCTGATGAGTGGGAGGAGATGCTTGCGACAGCCGGCGACTCGGGACGCTCGAAGATCGAGTCCAAATTCGAAATCGTATACAACTACATGAACAACAGTTGGAACATCGACCTGGACGAATTGCGTGAGATCGTACTGCGCCGGGCTGCCGAAGCTCCCAACCTCGATTTCGAATCTTTAGACGATTAGAACAATTCCGAAACAAACGAATAATAAGACAATATGAAAAAAACAGCAATACTGGCGCTTCTGTCGCTTCCGCTCCTTCTCTCCTCGTGCCTGTTCGACGAGGAGGACGTGTTCGACAAATCCGCGTCGGAACGCATCGAGGCAGCCAAGATTGAGGCCAAAACGGTCCTCGAAGGGGCGCCGAACGGATGGCACGTCCGTTATTTTCCCTCCCCGACCCAGGAATTCGGCGGCTATAACGTATTCTTCAAATTCTCCGAGGGCAATGTCACGATTGCCTCCGAAACCGAGACGGATCCTGCAACCGCTGAGACAAGCCTCTATACACTGGGTGAGGACCTGGGTGTCACGCTCAACTTCGACACGCAGAATTCGGTTATCAACTATTTCGTCCATCCGCGCAACCCCGACGGGCTGGGCTCGACCTATAAGGGAATGGAAGGCGATTACAAATTCACGGTAATGAGCACTTCGCCCGAAGAGGTGCGTCTGCGCGGCATCATCTCGGGCAATACCTACATCCTGACCCCCCTGGCCGACGATGTCGTCTGGGCGACTGAAATGGAGACCTATCAGGACTGTGCCGTGGATATGTCGTTCAACAGCTATTCGTGCGTGGTAAATGGGCAGACTTATCAGACTACCCTTACCAACCGCCGGTTCACGATCAAGCTCGATGATGAAACCACCATCTATGCTCCGTTCATCTACACCAAAGACGGCATCAGTCTCTACGAGCCGATCACGATCGACGGCGTGACGGCACAAGACTTCACATTCGTTGATGAATACTACTTCGTGGAGGCTGGCGGCGCCGACTTCAAAATCATGACACCCGAGCCGGTCCGTTCGGACATCACGTTCCAGGTGGATGTTCCCGACGATACGAAGACCTACAATAAGGTCGTCGTAAATGCGGTTCCCTCGAACGATACGGAGTACTATTACATCGGAGTGATGCTGAAATCCGAATTCGAAGCTCAACACGAAAAGAAACTCCTGCAAAGTCTGGTCAGCACGCTCAACGAAGACATCGGCGCAGGAGATGATGTAGAAACGATCGCAGCAAGCAGACTTCTGAAAGGAACAAGCACTTATACGATGGAGTACCCGAGTTTCTACGACGAATACGTGGCTATCGTATTCGGATGTGCGGTTTCCAATGGATTCATAGTTTCCACAACGTCGATTACCTCAGTACCATTCTCAATTGACTCCTCGCTGCTGCCTTCGGATACCAGCGACCTGTACAAAAGATGGTTGGGCAAATGGAGAGTTACCAGCACCTCGTCGCAGGTAAACGGGGAACCCGTAACATTTGAAATAACCGTAAAACCGGGTACGGTCAATTCTTCCTATATGATCCGTGGATGGGGTATTACGATTTACGGTGACATGTACGATTTGCGAGCCTATTACCAAGCGTCCTATAAAGGAACAAGCACTTCGGCCATTCCGATCCCGGAGTCCACTGGTATTCTGTACACCAAGACCGATAACGATATTTACGGCTACGACGATATTTACCCGATTCGAACACGCTACTCCCGCATTACCTATTCGAGTGGGGCTTATTCGTCATTCACGACGACTCAGACCTCGCCCAAACTCGTTGGTATATATGACGATACGAAGACAGGCGAGGCGAAGATGTACGGCGTCCGTTTCAATACCGGAACCGATTACGTCGGTATAGAGTTCTATCGGTGGTCGGAAAACATGGCATCCTACTACACCTCGCCGACCGTTCGTCCGGGCTATACCGCCAAAGACTTCCCTGTGGGACCATTCACGTGGGTTCAGTTGGTGGATGCCGATGGAAACGTGCTTTCTTCCGACGAAGCCGTTACAACCAACACCGTTGCAACGTCCGGATCAGCCGCAAAAGTTGCCGGTTCGGAGAGTATCGCAGCTTGGGAATAATCCCTTAGCCTCCTGTATAAAAACTGTCTGCGTTAAGCAGACAGTTTTTATTTTGTATTGAGCGTCATGGGTATTTGCAGACTTTGGGCGGAGACCTGTGGGTCGATTGGTTGATAACCGCCCTTCTGGCGCTATTTCACGTAATTAGACTGGATACTATGTTCTGGAGGAGTAAAGTGTAATTTTTAATCAACTCCTAAACTGAGTTGCCATTTCATCATCTGCCACAGGCCCGATTACGATGTCGAAATGGTGTGTTGGATGCACACTGTTTCGGTCCCTGTTTCCCATCACAAAGAGAGCCCATTCTTCATTCGGAGTTGCAAATTCCTTGATCGATAGCTGTAATAGAGGCTGATTCCGTACTCCCTGGACAGGGGTTCGAGGATGTCCGTGCGGTGGATCTCCTTCGTGTCGAGGTTTACAAGGTGGTAGAGGAATCCGTTTGCCGTGTGCTCGACCCGGCAGATGACATAGCGTTCCTGCGACATGTAAGGGCCGAAGCCGATAACGATCTGATTCTCTTGGGCGACTTGGATTTCGGTGTCGGTGGTCGTACCTCCGAACAGGGAATAATACCTGGACATGGTGTTGTGTGTTTAGATGTTAGCAGACGAGAGAGAAGAGGAAGGAAAAGAGGCCGATCAGCACGACGGAGGAGAACAGGCGAGAAGACCCCGCAGGAGGTTAGAGCAGAAGAGAAGGGACAAAACGACCCCAAGAAAGCCATTCCCGAAGAGGTGGAAGTAGAGGACTGCCGCCCCGAGTTGAGCCGCCGCCCGTACCCCCAAACCGATGCTGAGTGGAAGGTTGGAGGTTTTCTGGTTCCTGTTGTTTTTCGTTGTGCTTTTCATAGCCTTCGACTTTTTTTTATGCCGTAGCGGAGCCGGTATGGATGGTATCTTGGTTCAGGAGCTATGCAAGGCCGGGCTTAGCCCGAGCAAGATTTTTGCGCCAAATACGCTCGCCCGCAGGGAAAGAGGAAGATTTTGCGCAAAACCCCCGAGGGGCCTGATCTTGAACGGGCGTGAAGCCCGAAGATACCTTCGCTGCTGAACCGGGATACCTTCCATCCGATCCGGGAAGGTGGTCGTGAAGGAGGAGAAGGTTATAGGAAAAGGATAACGAAAAATGCGAACGCAGGTAGGGGTGATTATTCTTTAATCACTGCGGAATGCAGAATCGCATTCCGAAGGATTCCATCAGATAAGATGCTATGATGGATTATAGGTATAATAATAAGAGCAACACCGTATTGGCGTTGCTCTTACGATAAATGGTTTTGTAAATTTAGCTCACCGGATATTGATCGTCTAAATCGAACGGCATGACGACCATTTTGTGTTGCGGACGGTAAAGCAACCATTTCCGGAAGGCTTCGGATTCCATGGTGCGAACTCTAAATGACAGAGCCGCGATCATCTCCAGATTGTAAAGATCCACATAGCCGGACATTTGATGCGTGTGAAATTCATCCATCCGTTTGTCTTTGTAGATTGCCCGAATATTGCTGCTGATGGCAGCCGGGAAAACCCCGAAGAGCCGGGCTATCTGCAACTGTGTCATCCAAACCGTTCCATCGGGTGAGAGGTGAACCGTAACACGATTGTTTTCTGCGTCAATGGTTATTGAACCGAATTTTATCTCGTATGCCTCCATAATTATGTTGCAGTGTTTTATTATATAACGCTTGTCGTGCGGTGTTTTCGTGTGCCGACGTGATTGAGTTTTTGGGCCAGTAAATCCATGTCCTTGCTGACTTTTCGGTCTGTGATTCTGGCGTAGATCTGCGTGGTGCGGATATTCGTATGACCGAGAATCTTCGAGACGGTTTCGATGGGCACGTCGTTGGCCAGCAGCACCGAGGTGGCGCAGCTGTGCCTTGCCATATGGAAGGTCAGTTTCTTGTTTATCCCGCACATGGCGGCAATCTCCTTCAGATAGTCATTCACCCGCTGGTTGCTGATTACGGGCAGCAGTTTTCCGTCGGGGAGCTTACCCTTGTACTTTTTCAGGATGGCAATCGGAATATCCAGCAGACGGATCGATGCCGTTACCTTGGTCTTGTGCCGTTTGCGGATGATCCAGAGGTTGCCGTCGAAGCCGGTGCTGATGTCGTCGGGCTGCAGCTCGCAGACGTCGATATAGGAGAGAGCCGTGAAGCAGCTGAAGATAAACAGGTCGCGGACCTGTTCAAGCCGTCGGGAGGGGAACGTGTGGTGGTAGATGGCCATAATCTCCTCCATGGTCAGGTACCCGCGGTCGGTTCGTTCGAACTTGACCTTGAAGTTTCCGAAGGGATCTGCGAAGAGCATACCCGTATTCTTGGCGAAATTGACCACGGTGCGGAGCCGCTGGACGAATTTCATGGCCGTGTTGTGGTTGCAGCCGTGGACATTTTCGTTGAAGAGCAGGAAATTTTCGACGAACAGGACGTTGATATCCTTCAGCGGCATGTCCGACACGGAATACTTGTATTTGATAAACTCTTCGAGCCGGCGCCTGGTCAGCTCGTAGCGCCAGTAGGTTTTATTGGTCGGATCCATCTTCACCTTCTGCAGATACTGCTCGTTGTGCTGTGCAAAGAATTCGAGGATGGTGCGCGTTTTTTCTGTTTTTCCCAGGTAGGCGTCTCTGACTCGCTCGGCCGTAACGTAACCATCGATATCAAGAAGAGTATGATAATGTCTCTGGACCTTCATCTTGATATCTTCAAGTAACAGGTTGATTCTCACCGATTCGGTAGTTCGACCAGCGGCTTTTCCCAAAGAGACGCTCCACAGTTTGGGGTCTATTTCCAGTTGGGTGTTAAACTGGCTGATGGCCTGATCGACGGTAATGCGGGCAATAATTGGCGCTTTTCCGGTCTTTTTGACCGCGTTTCTCTTCACATAGAAGAGTACCTTGAAAGTGTTTTTCATAACCTCATTCTTTAGGTTGTAAAATTATTGTAATTAGTTAAAAATGAGGAGTATAAAACACAGACAAATTGCGACAGGAAGCTGCCAATTTGCGACTTTTTGTGACCTAAAATTGAAAAACAAAAATCGGTCACGAATTGGTCACAAAACTCTGTCAAAATATGGCTGTTTTGTGTCCGAAATTGGCTGACCGACTCAATAAAAAAATCTCACAATACCCTGATATTGTGAGATTTGGCTAATTTTTGTCCGGATTTGTCCGGATAGGTGGTGAACCCGCTGGGGCTCGAACCCAGGACCCCAACATTAAAAGTGTTGTGCTCTACCTGCTGAGCTACGGATTCTCCCGAGCCAAAAGGTTTGAATCTCCGTTTTGGTGGTGCAAATGTACGGATTTATTTTGAATTTCCAACATCCGACCTGAAAAATTCTGCAAATATCGCTTTTCGATTGCTTCCTTGCTTCGTATTCCCGTTCCCGACATTCCCGATTGCGAAATTTCCCGTGCCGATTTTGTTTTGCCGAAATAAAAAGATAATTTTGTAGTCGTTAAACCCGAAAGTTCACTTTTAAACCCTGTATATCTATGTGTAAAGCGCTGATTATCGGAGCCGGAGGTGTTGGGACCGTGGTGACCCAGAAGATTGCCGCCAATCCCGTCTTCACGGATGTGATGCTGGCCAGCCGTACCAAATCCAAATGCGATGCCGTGGCTGCGGCCATCGGCGGCAACCGTGTGAAGACCGCCGAGGTCGATGCCGACAACGTGCCGCAGCTGTGCGAGTTGTTCCGGTCCTTCAAGCCGGATATCGTGGTCAACGTGGCGCTCCCGTACCAGGATCTGACGATCATGGATGCCTGCCTGGAGTGCGGCTGCAACTACCTCGACACCGCGAACTACGAGCCCCGCGACGAGGCGCATTTCGAATATTCGTGGCAGTGGGCCTACCAGGACCGCTTCAAGGCTGCGGGGCTGACGGCGATCCTCGGCTGCGGCTTCGACCCGGGCGTGACGGCGATCTTCACGGCCTACGCCGCCAAACACCACTTCGACGAGATCCACTACCTCGACATCGTGGACTGCAACGCCGGGAACCACGGCATGGCCTTCGCCACGAACTTCAACCCCGAGATCAACATCCGCGAGGTGACCCAGAAGGGCCGCTACTACGAGAACGGACGGTGGGTCGTAACCGAACCGCACGAGATCCACAAGCCGCTGAACTACCCGGGGATCGGCGAGCGCGAATCATACGTAATCTACCACGAGGAGCTGGAGTCGCTGGTGAAGAACTACCCGACGATCAAACGGGCGCGCTTCTGGATGACCTTCGGGCAGGAGTACCTGACACACCTGCGCGTGATCCAGAACATCGGCATGGCGCGCATCGA from uncultured Alistipes sp. carries:
- a CDS encoding protein-tyrosine kinase, encoding MEAYEIKFGSITIDAENNRVTVHLSPDGTVWMTQLQIARLFGVFPAAISSNIRAIYKDKRMDEFHTHQMSGYVDLYNLEMIAALSFRVRTMESEAFRKWLLYRPQHKMVVMPFDLDDQYPVS
- a CDS encoding RagB/SusD family nutrient uptake outer membrane protein, whose protein sequence is MKKSIIYLLSTAIIIPALVSCSDFLDQNPDLRTTLDSEEKIANILVSAYVSGSGSYQLVAELSSDNVCDRGVTKDYNQFYQDVYEWAEDVTSNNDAPRNIWSANYSNIANANQALSAIEEMGGPITASLKASKGEALLCRAYSHFVLANMFCMPYNAETAENYLGIPYMDHAETDLNPQYERGTLKEVYEKIGRDIEEGIPLIDDTSYSVPKYHFNYKAACCFASRYYLFIHDWDNAIKYATMALTSNPESLLRDYDAIAALPNSSSRHQEYVNSSSKANFLLQAATSSSGLVFGWYTTAGRYAHGKLQGTYETVQPKKGGPWGSGVSFKAGHAVLGSSGKYILPRTWRVFQYTDPVAGTGFNKAVSVLFSTEEALLNRAEAYIMKMSEDPSNADLALADMNLYAGNLFSSGFTPMTLESIKEWATVTYKDYSELYVGKTSTTSPQTLNPKKKLFAAPYNALEEEQESMLQALIFMRRYQFLHEGMRWFDTRRFGITVYRYLLDEDDETILQITDKISDENGTPDPRRALQLPSDVISAGLTPNPRN
- a CDS encoding site-specific integrase → MKNTFKVLFYVKRNAVKKTGKAPIIARITVDQAISQFNTQLEIDPKLWSVSLGKAAGRTTESVRINLLLEDIKMKVQRHYHTLLDIDGYVTAERVRDAYLGKTEKTRTILEFFAQHNEQYLQKVKMDPTNKTYWRYELTRRRLEEFIKYKYSVSDMPLKDINVLFVENFLLFNENVHGCNHNTAMKFVQRLRTVVNFAKNTGMLFADPFGNFKVKFERTDRGYLTMEEIMAIYHHTFPSRRLEQVRDLFIFSCFTALSYIDVCELQPDDISTGFDGNLWIIRKRHKTKVTASIRLLDIPIAILKKYKGKLPDGKLLPVISNQRVNDYLKEIAAMCGINKKLTFHMARHSCATSVLLANDVPIETVSKILGHTNIRTTQIYARITDRKVSKDMDLLAQKLNHVGTRKHRTTSVI
- a CDS encoding DUF3990 domain-containing protein, with the protein product MKEFATPNEEWALFVMGNRDRNSVHPTHHFDIVIGPVADDEMATQFRS
- a CDS encoding putative zinc-binding metallopeptidase, coding for MKKSLIYIPFLVALISVCVTSCSNDDDLSSTSVVRATATEENDFDRWLTRNYVEPYNIQFKYRFEDIESSMSYYLTPASYEQSVAMAKLVRHMCLEAYDEITGSKEFIKNYFPKILYMVGSYAYKTNGSLVLGTAEAGTKITLYNLDNLNPKAVNAKTAYFKTIHHEFGHILNQTKPYSTDFAEISGPDYVQDQCFDIYTTDAKALQAGFISPYASKADSEDFVELVALYVNRTADEWEEMLATAGDSGRSKIESKFEIVYNYMNNSWNIDLDELREIVLRRAAEAPNLDFESLDD
- a CDS encoding saccharopine dehydrogenase family protein, which codes for MCKALIIGAGGVGTVVTQKIAANPVFTDVMLASRTKSKCDAVAAAIGGNRVKTAEVDADNVPQLCELFRSFKPDIVVNVALPYQDLTIMDACLECGCNYLDTANYEPRDEAHFEYSWQWAYQDRFKAAGLTAILGCGFDPGVTAIFTAYAAKHHFDEIHYLDIVDCNAGNHGMAFATNFNPEINIREVTQKGRYYENGRWVVTEPHEIHKPLNYPGIGERESYVIYHEELESLVKNYPTIKRARFWMTFGQEYLTHLRVIQNIGMARIDPIIYNGVEIVPIQFLKAVLPDPKSLGANYHGQTSIGCRIRGVKDGKEHTYYIYNNCDHEQAFKETGTQAVSFTTGVPAALGASMWAKGLWRGAGVFNVEEFDPDPFLAELGEQGLPWHELFDVDLEV
- a CDS encoding DUF4302 domain-containing protein, which gives rise to MKKTAILALLSLPLLLSSCLFDEEDVFDKSASERIEAAKIEAKTVLEGAPNGWHVRYFPSPTQEFGGYNVFFKFSEGNVTIASETETDPATAETSLYTLGEDLGVTLNFDTQNSVINYFVHPRNPDGLGSTYKGMEGDYKFTVMSTSPEEVRLRGIISGNTYILTPLADDVVWATEMETYQDCAVDMSFNSYSCVVNGQTYQTTLTNRRFTIKLDDETTIYAPFIYTKDGISLYEPITIDGVTAQDFTFVDEYYFVEAGGADFKIMTPEPVRSDITFQVDVPDDTKTYNKVVVNAVPSNDTEYYYIGVMLKSEFEAQHEKKLLQSLVSTLNEDIGAGDDVETIAASRLLKGTSTYTMEYPSFYDEYVAIVFGCAVSNGFIVSTTSITSVPFSIDSSLLPSDTSDLYKRWLGKWRVTSTSSQVNGEPVTFEITVKPGTVNSSYMIRGWGITIYGDMYDLRAYYQASYKGTSTSAIPIPESTGILYTKTDNDIYGYDDIYPIRTRYSRITYSSGAYSSFTTTQTSPKLVGIYDDTKTGEAKMYGVRFNTGTDYVGIEFYRWSENMASYYTSPTVRPGYTAKDFPVGPFTWVQLVDADGNVLSSDEAVTTNTVATSGSAAKVAGSESIAAWE